The Phyllopteryx taeniolatus isolate TA_2022b chromosome 9, UOR_Ptae_1.2, whole genome shotgun sequence genome contains a region encoding:
- the il19l gene encoding interleukin 19 like: MTTMMMRSLFFSLCLLLGLVSKPALTLTLQDNKCSISVHMPELRRYYSEIRSKAIIEDTEIGVRILSRTAMKDVQDDQACCFLRLLLRFYVERVFRNFASDHPQEQRSSSALANAFVTMRRNINRCHCLCNEDTHIAIDSLETEFDKLSTDKAAMKAVAELDTLLDWLDEVDQATATETAL, encoded by the exons ATGACAACAATGATGATGAGGTCGCTCTTCTTCTCGCTTTGCCTCCTGCTCGGCCTTGTGAGTAAGCCTGCGCTCACCTTAACGCTGCAGGACAACAAATGCAGCATTAGCGTCCACATGCCAGAACTGCGCAGATATTACTCCGAAATACGATCAAAAGCG ATTATAGAAGACACTGAGATTGGAGTGAGGATTCTGAGCAGAACAGCAATGAAAGATGTTCAG GATGATCAGGCATGCTGTTTCCTGCGCCTGCTCCTGCGCTTCTATGTGGAGAGAGTGTTCCGCAACTTTGCCTCCGATCACCCACAGGAGCAACGTAGCTCCAGTGCCCTGGCCAATGCTTTTGTCACCATGAGACGGAATATAAACAGATGT CACTGTCTCTGCAACGAGGACACGCACATAGCAATCGACTCTCTTGAGACGGAATTTGACAAG CTGTCCACCGACAAGGCAGCGATGAAGGCCGTAGCAGAGCTGGATACGTTACTGGACTGGCTAGATGAAGTGGACCAGGCAACAGCAACTGAAACAGCCCTATAA